Proteins from a single region of Prinia subflava isolate CZ2003 ecotype Zambia chromosome 10, Cam_Psub_1.2, whole genome shotgun sequence:
- the ABCD3 gene encoding ATP-binding cassette sub-family D member 3 isoform X1, whose protein sequence is MAAYSKFLTARHSAIAGAAAACALLCLLSKRRAAAQHGKRSGKQASQNNEQKEAKKERAMVDRVFIARICRILKIMVPRTLCKETGYLLLIAVMLVLRTYCDIWMIQNGTVIESAIIGRSRKDFKKYLFNFIAAMPAISLVNNFLKYGLNELKLCFRVRLTRYLYEEYLKAYTYYKMGNLDNRIANPDQLLTQDVEKFCNSVVDLYSNLSKPFLDIVLYIFKLTSAIGAQGPASMMAYLIISGFFLTRLRRPIGKMTIIEQKYEGEYRYVNSRLITNSEEIAFYNGNSREKQTIHKTFRKLVEHLHNFILFRFSMGFIDTIIAKYLATVVGYLVVSRPFLNLSDPRHQNSTHAELLEDYYQSGRMLLRMSQALGRIVLAGREMTRLAGFTARITELMQVLKDLNSGKYQRTMISQEKDGDKKQPLSLVPGSGEIINSDNLIKFDHVPLVTPNGDVLIQDLNFEVRSGANVLICGPNGCGKSSLFRVLGELWPLFGGRLTKPVRGKLFYVPQRPYMTLGTLRDQVIYPDTLEDQKKKGISDQVLKEYLDNVQLGQILEREGGWDSVQDWMDVLSGGEKQRMAMARLFYHKPQFAILDECTSAVSVDVEGYIYSHCRKVGITLFTVSHRKSLWKHHDFYLHMDGRGNYEFKKITEDTVEFGS, encoded by the exons ATGGCCGCCTACAGCAAGTTCCTCACCGCGCGGCACTCCGCCAtcgccggggccgccgccgcctgcgcgctgctctgcctgctcagcaaGCGGCGGGCGGCCGCGCAGCACGG taAAAGAAGTGGAAAACAAGCATCGCAGAATAATGAG CAGAAAGAGGCAAAGAAGGAGCGAGCAATGGTGGACAGAGTGTTTATTGCACGAATATGTCGAATCCTGAAAATAATGGTCCCTAGAACACTTTGCAAAGAG ACAGGTTATTTGCTGCTTATTGCTGTGATGCTGGTACTCCGCACTTACTGTGACATTTGGATGATTCAAAATGGAACAGTCATTGAAAG TGCTATCATTGGCCGCAGCAGAAAAGATTTCAAGAAATACTTGTTCAACTTCATTGCTGCAATGCCTGCT ATCTCTTTAGTGAATAACTTCCTGAAGTATGGTCTAAATGAGCTGAAACTCTGCTTCCGAGTGAGACTTACCAGATACCTCTATGAAGAATATCTTAA agCTTATACATACTACAAAATGGGAAATCTGGACAACAGAATAGCTAATCCAGATCAACTCCTGACACAGGATGTGGAAAAATTCTGTAATAGTGTAGTGGACCTCTACTCAAACCTTAGCAAG CCCTTCTTGGATATAGTTTTGTACATCTTCAAGCTAACAAGTGCAATAGGAGCACAG GGTCCAGCTAGCATGATGGCATACTTGATTATTTCAGGGTTTTTCCTTACACGCTTAAGGAGACCAATTGGCAAGATGACTATTATAGAGCAAAAGTATGAAGGGGAGTACAGATATGTCAACTCACGGCTCATTACTAACAG tgAGGAAATTGCTTTTTATAATGGAAACTCGAGAGAAAAACAGACTATTCACAAGACTTTCCGTAAGCTG GTGGAACACTTGCATAATTTCATCCTGTTCCGGTTCTCTATGGGTTTCATTGACACTATCATTGCCAAAT ACCTTGCCACTGTGGTTGGCTACCTGGTTGTTAGTCGTCCATTTTTGAACCTGTCTGATCCTCGTCATCAGAATAGCACTCATGCAGAACTTTTGGAG GATTACTACCAAAGTGGAAGAATGCTACTGAGAATGTCTCAAGCTTTGGGCAGAATAGTCCTAGCAGGCCGTGAAATGACAAGATTGGCTGG tttcaCAGCTCGAATCACAGAATTGATGCAGGTTCTGAAGGACTTGAACAGTGGCAAATATCAGCGTACTATGATATCTCAAGAAAAAG aTGGAGATAAAAAACAACCTCTCTCTTTGGTACCTGGATCTGGAGAAATTATCAACAGTGATAACCTTATCAA GTTTGACCATGTTCCGTTGGTGACACCTAATGGAGATGTTTTGATTCAAGACCTTAACTTTGAG GTTCGATCTGGTGCAAATGTGCTGATCTGTGGGCCAAATGGGTGTGGGAAGAGCTCCCTGTTCCGTGTTCTTGGTGAG ttgTGGCCTTTGTTTGGAGGGCGTTTAACAAAACCTGTAAGAGGGAAGTTGTTCTACGTTCCTCAG AGACCGTACATGACCCTAGGAACGCTCAGAGATCAAGTTATATATCCGGATACTTTGGAagatcagaaaaagaaagggatttCTGACCAG GTGCTGAAGGAGTACTTGGATAATGTCCAGCTGGGTCAAATCTTGGAACGTGAAGGAGGCTGGGATAGCGTTCAGGACTGGATGGATGTACTCAGCGggggagaaaaacagagaatgGCA ATGGCAAGGCTGTTCTACCATAAGCCCCAGTTTGCAATTCTGGATGAGTGCACCAGTGCTGTTAGTGTGGATGTAGAGGGCTACATTTACAGCCACTGCCGAAAG GTTGGAATCACTCTCTTCACTGTTTCCCACAGGAAGTCACTCTGGAAACATCATGAT ttctacTTGCATATGGATGGCCGAGGAAACTATGAGTTCAAGAAAATAACCGAAGACACAGTTGAATTCGGATCTTAA
- the ABCD3 gene encoding ATP-binding cassette sub-family D member 3 isoform X2, which translates to MAAYSKFLTARHSAIAGAAAACALLCLLSKRRAAAQHGKRSGKQASQNNEKEAKKERAMVDRVFIARICRILKIMVPRTLCKETGYLLLIAVMLVLRTYCDIWMIQNGTVIESAIIGRSRKDFKKYLFNFIAAMPAISLVNNFLKYGLNELKLCFRVRLTRYLYEEYLKAYTYYKMGNLDNRIANPDQLLTQDVEKFCNSVVDLYSNLSKPFLDIVLYIFKLTSAIGAQGPASMMAYLIISGFFLTRLRRPIGKMTIIEQKYEGEYRYVNSRLITNSEEIAFYNGNSREKQTIHKTFRKLVEHLHNFILFRFSMGFIDTIIAKYLATVVGYLVVSRPFLNLSDPRHQNSTHAELLEDYYQSGRMLLRMSQALGRIVLAGREMTRLAGFTARITELMQVLKDLNSGKYQRTMISQEKDGDKKQPLSLVPGSGEIINSDNLIKFDHVPLVTPNGDVLIQDLNFEVRSGANVLICGPNGCGKSSLFRVLGELWPLFGGRLTKPVRGKLFYVPQRPYMTLGTLRDQVIYPDTLEDQKKKGISDQVLKEYLDNVQLGQILEREGGWDSVQDWMDVLSGGEKQRMAMARLFYHKPQFAILDECTSAVSVDVEGYIYSHCRKVGITLFTVSHRKSLWKHHDFYLHMDGRGNYEFKKITEDTVEFGS; encoded by the exons ATGGCCGCCTACAGCAAGTTCCTCACCGCGCGGCACTCCGCCAtcgccggggccgccgccgcctgcgcgctgctctgcctgctcagcaaGCGGCGGGCGGCCGCGCAGCACGG taAAAGAAGTGGAAAACAAGCATCGCAGAATAATGAG AAAGAGGCAAAGAAGGAGCGAGCAATGGTGGACAGAGTGTTTATTGCACGAATATGTCGAATCCTGAAAATAATGGTCCCTAGAACACTTTGCAAAGAG ACAGGTTATTTGCTGCTTATTGCTGTGATGCTGGTACTCCGCACTTACTGTGACATTTGGATGATTCAAAATGGAACAGTCATTGAAAG TGCTATCATTGGCCGCAGCAGAAAAGATTTCAAGAAATACTTGTTCAACTTCATTGCTGCAATGCCTGCT ATCTCTTTAGTGAATAACTTCCTGAAGTATGGTCTAAATGAGCTGAAACTCTGCTTCCGAGTGAGACTTACCAGATACCTCTATGAAGAATATCTTAA agCTTATACATACTACAAAATGGGAAATCTGGACAACAGAATAGCTAATCCAGATCAACTCCTGACACAGGATGTGGAAAAATTCTGTAATAGTGTAGTGGACCTCTACTCAAACCTTAGCAAG CCCTTCTTGGATATAGTTTTGTACATCTTCAAGCTAACAAGTGCAATAGGAGCACAG GGTCCAGCTAGCATGATGGCATACTTGATTATTTCAGGGTTTTTCCTTACACGCTTAAGGAGACCAATTGGCAAGATGACTATTATAGAGCAAAAGTATGAAGGGGAGTACAGATATGTCAACTCACGGCTCATTACTAACAG tgAGGAAATTGCTTTTTATAATGGAAACTCGAGAGAAAAACAGACTATTCACAAGACTTTCCGTAAGCTG GTGGAACACTTGCATAATTTCATCCTGTTCCGGTTCTCTATGGGTTTCATTGACACTATCATTGCCAAAT ACCTTGCCACTGTGGTTGGCTACCTGGTTGTTAGTCGTCCATTTTTGAACCTGTCTGATCCTCGTCATCAGAATAGCACTCATGCAGAACTTTTGGAG GATTACTACCAAAGTGGAAGAATGCTACTGAGAATGTCTCAAGCTTTGGGCAGAATAGTCCTAGCAGGCCGTGAAATGACAAGATTGGCTGG tttcaCAGCTCGAATCACAGAATTGATGCAGGTTCTGAAGGACTTGAACAGTGGCAAATATCAGCGTACTATGATATCTCAAGAAAAAG aTGGAGATAAAAAACAACCTCTCTCTTTGGTACCTGGATCTGGAGAAATTATCAACAGTGATAACCTTATCAA GTTTGACCATGTTCCGTTGGTGACACCTAATGGAGATGTTTTGATTCAAGACCTTAACTTTGAG GTTCGATCTGGTGCAAATGTGCTGATCTGTGGGCCAAATGGGTGTGGGAAGAGCTCCCTGTTCCGTGTTCTTGGTGAG ttgTGGCCTTTGTTTGGAGGGCGTTTAACAAAACCTGTAAGAGGGAAGTTGTTCTACGTTCCTCAG AGACCGTACATGACCCTAGGAACGCTCAGAGATCAAGTTATATATCCGGATACTTTGGAagatcagaaaaagaaagggatttCTGACCAG GTGCTGAAGGAGTACTTGGATAATGTCCAGCTGGGTCAAATCTTGGAACGTGAAGGAGGCTGGGATAGCGTTCAGGACTGGATGGATGTACTCAGCGggggagaaaaacagagaatgGCA ATGGCAAGGCTGTTCTACCATAAGCCCCAGTTTGCAATTCTGGATGAGTGCACCAGTGCTGTTAGTGTGGATGTAGAGGGCTACATTTACAGCCACTGCCGAAAG GTTGGAATCACTCTCTTCACTGTTTCCCACAGGAAGTCACTCTGGAAACATCATGAT ttctacTTGCATATGGATGGCCGAGGAAACTATGAGTTCAAGAAAATAACCGAAGACACAGTTGAATTCGGATCTTAA